The Pectobacterium sp. A5351 genome contains the following window.
CACGTCCCACACCTCCATTATGGCCCGTTCGCTGGAACTGCCTGCGATCGTCGGCACGACCGATGTCACCAGTCAGGTCAAAAACGGCGACTATCTGATTCTGGATGCCGTAAACAACCAGATCTATCAGAATCCGACCACGGAAAAAATTGAAGAATTAAAAGCGGTTCAACAGCAGTACCACGCTGAAAAGTATGAGCTGGCCAAGCTGAAAGATTTGCCAGCCATCACGCTGGACGGTCATCAGGTTGAAGTCTGTGCCAACATCGGCACTGTGCGTGATGTCGCGGGTGCTGAGCGTAACGGCGCGGAAGGTGTCGGCCTGTATCGTACCGAATTCCTGTTCATGGATCGCGATTCACTGCCGACCGAAGAAGAACAATTCCAGGCATATAAAGCCGTTGCCGAAGCCGTGGGGGCACAGGCTGTTATCGTCCGGACCATGGATATCGGCGGCGACAAAGACCTGCCTTACATGAACCTGCCGAAGGAAGAGAACCCGTTCCTTGGCTGGCGTGCTATCCGTATCTGTCTGGATCGTAAAGAAATCCTGCACGCCCAGTTACGTGCCATTCTGCGCGCGTCCAGCTTTGGCAAGCTGCGTATCATGTTCCCGATGATCATCTCCGTGGAAGAGGTACGTGAGCTGAAGGCCGAACTGGAGATGCTGAAAGCGCAGTTGAGAGAAGAAGGTAAGGCCTTAGACGAAAGCATTGAAGTCGGCGTGATGGTGGAAACCCCTGCTGCTGCTGCAATCGCGCCACATTTAGCCAAAGAAGTCGACTTCTTTAGTATTGGGACAAATGACTTAACCCAGTATACTCTGGCTGTTGATCGCGGTAATGAGCTGATTTCTCATCTCTATAACCCGATGTCCCCCGCCGTCCTTACCCTGATCAAGCAGGTTATCGATGCGTCTCATGCCGAAGGCAAGTGGACAGGGATGTGTGGTGAGCTCGCCGGTGACGAACGTGCTACACTACTGTTATTGGGAATGGGTCTGGACGAATTCAGCATGAGTGCGATCTCTATCCCGAGCATCAAGAAAATCATCCGTAATGCGAATTACGAAGATGCGAAGGCGCTGGCGGAGCAGGCATTAGCACAACCGACAGCACAAGAGTTAAGCAATCTGGTGAGCCGCTTCATTAAAGAAAAAACGCTCTGCTGATTCTGCTTTACCTAATAGGTTTCAAGGTGGCGATCAGCATCCCCCGACAGGCGATATCGTCGCGGTCGGGGTAGCGAAGAAAGCCAATGCCACAACGACTTGAAAGATTAGGGTATACGCTGGCCCAATATTAATGCTTAGGAGAGAATCATGGGTTTGTTCGATAAATTGAAATCTCTGGTTTCTGACGACAAAAAAGACACTGGCAGCATCGAAATCATTGCCCCGCTGTCCGGTGAAATCGTCAATATTGAAGATGTTCCTGATGTCGTATTCGCAGAGAAAATCGTCGGTGACGGTATTGCCATCAAGCCAACTGGCAACAAGATTGTCGCACCGGTAGACGGCACCATCGGTAAGATTTTTGAAACCAACCATGCGTTTTCCATCGAGTCTGACAGCGGCATTGAGCTGTTTGTGCACTTTGGTATTGATACCGTTGAATTGAAAGGCGAAGGCTTCAAGCGCATCGCCGAAGAAGGTCAGCGCGTGAAGAAAGGCGATCTCGTAATCGAGTTTGACCTGGCGCTGCTGGAAGAAAAAGCGAAGTCTACTCTGACCCCAGTGGTTATTTCCAACATGGACGAAATCAAGGAATTGACCAAACTGAGTGGTACGGTCGTTGTCGGCGAAACGCCGGTTATCCGTATCAAAAAGTAAACCGCCCTTCTACGGATGGTCTACTACGTTTGCACGAAACGGCACCAGGATGGTGCCGTTTTCGTTTCAGGCTTTCCAGCGCGGTACGCACAGGCGAATCACTAATCCACGCTGTTCGCCGTTTTCCGCTTCAATATGCCCACCGTGCGCCAGCACCACTTTGCGAGTAATGGCCAGCCCCAGCCCATAGCCTTTGCCAGACAGCGGCGAATCCACACGGATAAAAGGATCGAAGATGCTGGAGAGCTTACTTTTCTCCACGCCGGGCCCCTGATCGGCGACCTGAATCGTCCACTCATGCTCATTGCCAATAAGTGACACCGAGACCTGCTGTTCAGGCGCTGAAAAACGTAGCGCGTTGCGCATCACATTATCGACCGCCCTGCGCATCAGCTCCGCGTTACCTTTAATCGTGTAGTCTTCGTCTTCATCCGCCGCCAGCAGGATTTCGACGCCAGTGACCTGCGCTTCATAGCGCGCATCGTTGACCACGGCCGTCACCAGCCCCAATAAATCGAAATAAGCTTCCTCAATACCAGAATGCTCCGTGCGCGACAGCGTCAGCAATTCGCCAATCATCTTATCCATCAGCAGCGCTTCGCGCTCAATGCGTTGTAAGGAATTCTCTATATTGTCCGGGTTTTGTCTTATCAATCCGATAGCAAGCTGCAAACGCGCCAGCGGGGAGCGCAGCTCGTGTGAGACATCATGAAGCAGTTGTTCACGTGCACTCGCCAGGCTGTCCAACCGTTCGACCATGGAATCGAAATCACGTGCCACATCGCTGATTTCATCGTGCCGCTTATGCATCATCGGCAGCAGACGTACATTCAGATCGCCCTGCGCAACCTGATCAAACCCTGCACGAATCTGGCTCAGAGGGCGTGCCAGACTCCATGCCAGCACCGAACTAAACAGCAGCCCACCAAACCCCGCGATGATGACAAACGGCACGGGTACGTTAAGAAACTCGACTGGACGAGGAGGACGGAATTCGCTGCGCAGCAGTTCGGCGTCATAACGTATCTGATACCACTTTCCGGCAGGCCCACTGACCTGCTTGATAATGTACGCGTTACGTTTATCCAACGCAAAATCATCGACAGGCATCACATTCTGCTGGACGGAGTTCAATTCCTGTCCCGCCAGCGGCAGTGGCGACTCCGTGACGGAAATATATTGTTGTTCTTGCTGCGGCAGCAGCGACATCACATCGTTCAGCTCACTCAGGCCGCCATGTTGCAGCGCCGCCGCCACCATTTCCGTTTGCATCGTTGCGATGCGCGAAACCACGATCTCTTCCAGCGGCTTATGGCGCTCGCCATAAAAAGAAAAAGCCAGCCACAGCAACTGAGACATGACGAGGAACGTCAGCCAGAAACCGAGCAGTATCTTCCAGAAAAGCCTTCCACGAATCATCATCAGCGAATCCGGTATCCCACGCTGCGCACGGTTTCAATCGTCATGGTGCTGCCCGGCAATGCACCGAGCTTCTGACGAATATTGCTGATGTGCACGTCCACGCTGCGGTCATAGGCTTCGCGACGACGCCCTAGGCATTTTTCGGACAGTTCATCTTTTGACACCACACGTTCGGAGGAACGTAACAGCAATTCCAGCAAATTAAATTCAGACGCCGTCAGATCAAACGGCTTTCCACGCCATTCGCTGATGCGCGTCGCAGGGTTTAACACCAGATCGCCACTGGCCGCCAGGCTCTCGTCACGCTTTGCACTCGGCGGGTCATCATAGCGACGTAGTACCGCCCGCAACCTTGCCACCAGTTCACGCGGATAACAGGGTTTAGGCATATAGTCATCCGCGCCCATTTCCAGACCGATAACTCTATCGATGTTATCACCGCGCGCCGTCAGCATAATAACGGGTATCTGTTGGGTTTTTCTGATCTCGCGCAATACGTCAATTCCGCTCATATCTGGCAGCATAACATCCAGAATCATCGCGGTGTAACCTCCTGACATCGCTCCCTCGACACCTTCTTTGCCCGTCAGCACCCGGGAGGTCGAAAACCCTTCAGCATTGAGATACTCACAGAGCATATCGCCCAGCTCTACGTCGTCATCGACCAGTAAAATATTCATATCCTGTCCTCATTAATCAGGTATACCCAAGACAATGACCGCCGCGGAGAAAAAATCCACATATTGTTTAAAGAATGATGGGTATAGATAATGTATTCTCAGGCCTAGCGTTAATATTCGCAGCCATATTTACTTAATCCTTACCATTTCTTGCAGCAAAGATTACCGCTACCTTTACTGACTCGGGGTAAATTACTCACCTGCGTTATTTACTCCCGTTAAGATGCATTCATTAAGGACGACTTTCCCTGATGCAATCACGATTTTTTACACGACGCCGTATGACGATCGCGCTTGGTCTTATCGTTACTGCCGTGCTTATTCATCTATTTTTCAACAAGCCATCGCCCGCGCCAAACGCTATCACCGCCGCCGCAGAGATAGCAGATCTTGAACAGACGGTTCTCGCTGACGGAAAAATTGAGGCGCAGAAACAGGTCAGCGTTGGTGCACAAGCCTCGGGACAAATCAAATCGCTGCATGTCAAACTCGGCGATAAGGTGAAAAAAGGGCAATTGATCGCTGAAATTGATGACCTCACCCAGCAGGATACGTTAAGAAACAGTGAAGCTGCGCTCAAAAACGTTCAGGCTCAGCGGGCCGCTAAACTGGCGGAATTACGTAACAATGAATTAAGCTGGCAGCGTCAGCAAATGTTGATGAAACGCGGCGTGGGCGTACAGGCCGACTACGATAGCGCGAAAGCCACGCTGGATGCCACCAAAGCCAATATCGATGCACTGGACGCTCAGATTGTTCAGGCACAAATTACCGTCAACACTGCCAAGGTTAACCTAGGGTATACCCAAATTCGTTCACCAATGGATGGCACCGTGGTGGCAATTCCTGTTGAAGCAGGCCAAACGGTCAACGCTATCCAGACTACGCCAACCATTGCCAAAGTCGCCAATCTGGACACCATGACCATCAAGGTGAAGATTTCAGAAGCCGACGTCGTCAAGGTGAAAACCGGCATGCCCGTGTGGTTCAGTATTTTGGGCGAACCCAATAAACGTTACGAAGCCACGCTAAGTTCGATTGAACCCGCGCCAGACTCCATCAACACGGACTCAACCACGACATCATCCAGTTCGAGCACCACCACCAGCTCTTCATCCAGCACCGCTATTTATTACAACGGCCTGTTTGATGTGAAAAACCCTGACGGCGTATTACGTATCTCCATGACAGCACAGGTGTATATTCTGCTGTCTTCAGTGAAAAATGCCATTGTCGTCCCAGCGACGGCATTAACCTCACGCAATGGCATGTGGTACGTGCAGGTGATGAATGCGAACAAGAAGATCGAATCGCGTCTGGTCACGATCGGCCTCAATGATAACGTGCGTACCCAGATCCGTTCGGGGCTCAGCGTTGGGGAACAGGTGGTTGTCAGCCCGTCATCCGGTGATGTCGCGTCCACGCATCCCGGCCCGCCGATGGGGATGTAACGCATGTCCACATCCTTACTTAAGCTAACTGGCATTACCCGACGCTTTTCCAACGGCGAACAGGACGTCACCGTCCTCAAGGACATCAACCTGACGATTAATCAGGGAGAAATGGTGGCCATTGTTGGCGCATCCGGTTCGGGAAAATCCACGCTGATGAATATTCTCGGCTGTCTGGATAAACCGTCCTCCGGGGATTATCAGGTGGCAGGGCGCGCCGTGGGCGAACTGGACAACGACCAGTTGGCGGAACTGCGCCGCGAGCATTTTGGCTTTATTTTCCAGCGCTATCACCTGCTGGGCGACCTCAGCGCGCTGGGAAATGTCGAAGTGCCGGCCATTTATGCCGGTAAAAGCCGACAGGCTCGCCGTCAACGGGCATCGGAGCTGTTAAGCAGGCTAGGACTGGAAAATCGCCTCCACTATCGGCCCAGCCAGCTTTCCGGCGGCCAACAGCAGCGCGTCAGTATCGCCCGTGCGCTGATGAACGGCGGAGGTATTATTCTGGCGGATGAACCCACCGGTGCGCTGGACACCCACAGCGGCAACGAGGTGCTGAGCATACTTCGCGATCTGCACAGACAGGGCAATACCGTCGTGATCGTCACCCACGATATGACGATTGCCGAGCACGCGCAGCGCATCATCGAACTGCGCGATGGCGAAGTGATTGCCGACCGACAAACGCGTCCCGAAGAGGCCACCGCGCCGTCGCCCGAGGCCGCTAGTTCTCCGACGGCCTCGGCTCTGAACCAGTTCAAAGACCGCTTTATTGACGCATTCAAAATGGCACTGCTGGCGATGAACGCCCAGCGGATGCGCACTTTTCTGACCATGCTCGGCATCATTATCGGCATCGCGTCGGTTGTTTCGGTGGTCGCACTGGGAAAAGGCTCGCAGGAGCAAGTGCTGGCCGACATCAACTCGATGGGCACCAGCACGTTGGACATTTTCCCTGGCAAAGACTTCGGCGACATGGATGCCAGCGCGATCCAAACGCTGCGGGCCAGCGATATTCAACCCCTGACACAGCAACCCTACGTGCATAGCGTCACCCCGTCTATCTCCACCAGCGTCACGATGCGCTATAGCAACATTGCCGTGTCTGCCAGCGTTTCTGGGGTGGGTGAACAGTTCTTCACCGTGCGTGGTTACACGCTGCAACGCGGTGTGCTTTTCCCTCGCAGCAGCGTCGATGAACTGGCGCAGGACGCGGTGATTGACAAAAACACGCTTAACAAGCTCTTTCCCCACGGCGAAGATCCCATTGGACAAGTGATTCTGCTAGGCTCACTGCCCGTTCGGATTATCGGCGTCGTCAGTAAGAATCAGGGCGGCTTCGGCAGCGACGAAAACCTGAATGTCTGGGTGCCGTACACCACCGTGATGAAGCGCATGGTCGGGCAGTCCTACCTGAAAAGCATCACGGTGCGGGTGAAAGACAATATTGATATGAATGTCGCCGAGAAAAGCATCACCGCCCTGCTCACGCAACGGCACGGTACGAAAGATTTTTTTGTCATGAACACGGACAGCATCCGTCAGATGATCGAGAAAACCACCACCACGCTCACGCTGCTGGTGTCGATGATTGCGCTGATTTCGCTGCTGGTCGGCGGTATCGGTGTCATGAACATCATGCTGGTCTCCGTCACGGAGCGAACCCGAGAGATCGGCGTTCGTATGGCGGTCGGCGCACGCACCAGCGACATCATGCAGCAGTTTCTGATCGAAGCGGTGCTGGTCTGCCTGTTCGGCGGCATAATCGGTGTGGCGCTGTCGCTGGCTATCGGCGTGCTGTTTGCACAGTTCAGCAGCAATTTCGCGATGAGCTATTCCAGTTCATCGATTATTGCTGCATTCCTGTGCTCCAGCCTGATCGGCATTATCTTCGGCTTCTTCCCCGCCCGCCGTGCGGCGCGGATGGAACCGATCCACGCACTGGAGCGAGAATAGCCAGCTCCGTTACTCTAAATAATTCGAGTTTCAGGACAAAAACGGCAAGGCGTTTTTGAACAGCGCTTGCGCTGACCCCGGAGGGGGAGGCCGTAAGGCCGAATAACGCGGCAAGAGAGGGACAAATTCGTCGGGAACGAATTTGACCAGCCAACGGCTGGCCTCCGGTGAGAGACAGGATGTCTCTCATTTCATCCCGATGAGCTTACTCAAGTAAGTGATTCGGGTGACAAATCTGCCGGGAGCAGATTTGAACGCTGCTTGCAGCGGCCCTTCAGGGCGAGGCCCACGACGGGCCGAGTATTTGAACGCAGCCAACGCACATGCAACTCGAAGTATGACGAGTAACGTTAGTCAAATACCCCGGTGGACAGATACCGATCGCCGCGATCGCAGGCGATTGCCACAATCACGCTGCCGGGGTTTTCCGCAGCCATCCGCAGTGCGCCAGCAACCGCGCCGCCGGTACTGACGCCGCAGAAGATCCCTTCCTGACGCGCCAGTTGCCGCAGCGTATTCTCGGCATCGACCTGTGTCATATCCAAAATACGATCGACCAAATCGGCGCGGAAAATGCCCGGCATATAGTCCAGTGACCAACGGCGAATACCGGGAATATGGCTGCCTTCCGCAGGCTGTAGCCCGACCGTACAGATTACTGGGTTCTGCTGCTTCAGATAGCGGCTGACGCCGGATATCGTGCCGGTCGTTCCCATGCTGGAGATAAAGTGGGTCAGCTTACCCGCCGTTTGCTGCCAGATCTCCGGGCCAGTCGTGAGAAAATGCGCCAGCGAATTGTCCGGGTTATTGAACTGATCCAGCGTTTTCCCCTCCCCAGCCTGCACCATCTGTTTTGCCCGATCCCGCGCCCCTTCCATCCCTAACTTGCGATTAACCAGAACCAGTTCTGCGCCATACGCGCGCATCGCAGTCTGACGTTCATAGCTCATGTTGTCCGGCATCAGCAGACGTAACCGATAGCCCTTTACCGCCGCAATCATCGCCAGCGCAATGCCGGTATTCCCGCTGGTCGCCTCGATCAGCCGATCGCCGGGAGTAATGTCCCCGCGATTCTCTGCCTGTTGGATCATAGAGAGTGCCGCCCGATCTTTTACCGATCCGGCGGGGTTATTCCCTTCCAGCTTCAGCCAAATTTCACTGTTCAGCCCCTGCGTCAGGCGCTGCAATTTCACCAGCGGGGTATTGCCAATACACTGCTCAAGCGTTGTCACAAGTTGAG
Protein-coding sequences here:
- the ptsI gene encoding phosphoenolpyruvate-protein phosphotransferase PtsI, which gives rise to MISGILVSPGIAFGKALLLKEDEILINRKKISADQVEQEIERFLTGRSKASAQLEAIKKKAGETLGAEKEAIFEGHIMLLEDEEFEQEIVALIKDEHASADAAAFSVIENQAKALEELDDEYLKERAADMRDIGKRLLRNILNMTIVDLGDIQDEVILVATDLTPSETAQLNLDKVLGFITDLGGRTSHTSIMARSLELPAIVGTTDVTSQVKNGDYLILDAVNNQIYQNPTTEKIEELKAVQQQYHAEKYELAKLKDLPAITLDGHQVEVCANIGTVRDVAGAERNGAEGVGLYRTEFLFMDRDSLPTEEEQFQAYKAVAEAVGAQAVIVRTMDIGGDKDLPYMNLPKEENPFLGWRAIRICLDRKEILHAQLRAILRASSFGKLRIMFPMIISVEEVRELKAELEMLKAQLREEGKALDESIEVGVMVETPAAAAIAPHLAKEVDFFSIGTNDLTQYTLAVDRGNELISHLYNPMSPAVLTLIKQVIDASHAEGKWTGMCGELAGDERATLLLLGMGLDEFSMSAISIPSIKKIIRNANYEDAKALAEQALAQPTAQELSNLVSRFIKEKTLC
- the crr gene encoding PTS glucose transporter subunit IIA; this encodes MGLFDKLKSLVSDDKKDTGSIEIIAPLSGEIVNIEDVPDVVFAEKIVGDGIAIKPTGNKIVAPVDGTIGKIFETNHAFSIESDSGIELFVHFGIDTVELKGEGFKRIAEEGQRVKKGDLVIEFDLALLEEKAKSTLTPVVISNMDEIKELTKLSGTVVVGETPVIRIKK
- a CDS encoding ATP-binding protein, which translates into the protein MMIRGRLFWKILLGFWLTFLVMSQLLWLAFSFYGERHKPLEEIVVSRIATMQTEMVAAALQHGGLSELNDVMSLLPQQEQQYISVTESPLPLAGQELNSVQQNVMPVDDFALDKRNAYIIKQVSGPAGKWYQIRYDAELLRSEFRPPRPVEFLNVPVPFVIIAGFGGLLFSSVLAWSLARPLSQIRAGFDQVAQGDLNVRLLPMMHKRHDEISDVARDFDSMVERLDSLASAREQLLHDVSHELRSPLARLQLAIGLIRQNPDNIENSLQRIEREALLMDKMIGELLTLSRTEHSGIEEAYFDLLGLVTAVVNDARYEAQVTGVEILLAADEDEDYTIKGNAELMRRAVDNVMRNALRFSAPEQQVSVSLIGNEHEWTIQVADQGPGVEKSKLSSIFDPFIRVDSPLSGKGYGLGLAITRKVVLAHGGHIEAENGEQRGLVIRLCVPRWKA
- a CDS encoding response regulator transcription factor, encoding MNILLVDDDVELGDMLCEYLNAEGFSTSRVLTGKEGVEGAMSGGYTAMILDVMLPDMSGIDVLREIRKTQQIPVIMLTARGDNIDRVIGLEMGADDYMPKPCYPRELVARLRAVLRRYDDPPSAKRDESLAASGDLVLNPATRISEWRGKPFDLTASEFNLLELLLRSSERVVSKDELSEKCLGRRREAYDRSVDVHISNIRQKLGALPGSTMTIETVRSVGYRIR
- a CDS encoding efflux RND transporter periplasmic adaptor subunit; this translates as MQSRFFTRRRMTIALGLIVTAVLIHLFFNKPSPAPNAITAAAEIADLEQTVLADGKIEAQKQVSVGAQASGQIKSLHVKLGDKVKKGQLIAEIDDLTQQDTLRNSEAALKNVQAQRAAKLAELRNNELSWQRQQMLMKRGVGVQADYDSAKATLDATKANIDALDAQIVQAQITVNTAKVNLGYTQIRSPMDGTVVAIPVEAGQTVNAIQTTPTIAKVANLDTMTIKVKISEADVVKVKTGMPVWFSILGEPNKRYEATLSSIEPAPDSINTDSTTTSSSSSTTTSSSSSTAIYYNGLFDVKNPDGVLRISMTAQVYILLSSVKNAIVVPATALTSRNGMWYVQVMNANKKIESRLVTIGLNDNVRTQIRSGLSVGEQVVVSPSSGDVASTHPGPPMGM
- a CDS encoding MacB family efflux pump subunit, with translation MSTSLLKLTGITRRFSNGEQDVTVLKDINLTINQGEMVAIVGASGSGKSTLMNILGCLDKPSSGDYQVAGRAVGELDNDQLAELRREHFGFIFQRYHLLGDLSALGNVEVPAIYAGKSRQARRQRASELLSRLGLENRLHYRPSQLSGGQQQRVSIARALMNGGGIILADEPTGALDTHSGNEVLSILRDLHRQGNTVVIVTHDMTIAEHAQRIIELRDGEVIADRQTRPEEATAPSPEAASSPTASALNQFKDRFIDAFKMALLAMNAQRMRTFLTMLGIIIGIASVVSVVALGKGSQEQVLADINSMGTSTLDIFPGKDFGDMDASAIQTLRASDIQPLTQQPYVHSVTPSISTSVTMRYSNIAVSASVSGVGEQFFTVRGYTLQRGVLFPRSSVDELAQDAVIDKNTLNKLFPHGEDPIGQVILLGSLPVRIIGVVSKNQGGFGSDENLNVWVPYTTVMKRMVGQSYLKSITVRVKDNIDMNVAEKSITALLTQRHGTKDFFVMNTDSIRQMIEKTTTTLTLLVSMIALISLLVGGIGVMNIMLVSVTERTREIGVRMAVGARTSDIMQQFLIEAVLVCLFGGIIGVALSLAIGVLFAQFSSNFAMSYSSSSIIAAFLCSSLIGIIFGFFPARRAARMEPIHALERE
- the cysM gene encoding cysteine synthase CysM, which codes for MTTLEQCIGNTPLVKLQRLTQGLNSEIWLKLEGNNPAGSVKDRAALSMIQQAENRGDITPGDRLIEATSGNTGIALAMIAAVKGYRLRLLMPDNMSYERQTAMRAYGAELVLVNRKLGMEGARDRAKQMVQAGEGKTLDQFNNPDNSLAHFLTTGPEIWQQTAGKLTHFISSMGTTGTISGVSRYLKQQNPVICTVGLQPAEGSHIPGIRRWSLDYMPGIFRADLVDRILDMTQVDAENTLRQLARQEGIFCGVSTGGAVAGALRMAAENPGSVIVAIACDRGDRYLSTGVFD